A segment of the Colletotrichum destructivum chromosome 3, complete sequence genome:
GCCTCGGTGCTACGGTGATACAAGACggtcgccgatggcggccCCATGATTTCTGTCTTATCGCCTTATCAGTAAACTTTTTGGTAGGCCAGTTTGACTCACAAAGTGGGAATTTCCTTGGGTCTGGGGGAACAGGCCGGGTTGGCTTAACTCCTCGCCCCAGCCCGCGTCTTTCCCTTCGTCACCGACTCCCACTTCTACCAAAGCTCAATTTGTTCAACTTAACTCCTTCCAAGTCGTCTCAACCTCGGAGCAGATCTCAAGGCACCCCCACGGTCACTTGCATGGCCGTCTGAAGAAATGGCTGGGCTTTgacccttcccccctcttaAAGACACTGCCTCCCTGACCGGGTACTCGATTCTGACCTACCTACTCCAACGCCCACAGCCGGGTTTTGGGCTTTCTCACCGCCGAAAACGTTAGGAGTTGATTGAGTATTGGCCAATTCTTCGTCGTATCGTCGGCCACGGCCTACTTACACCAGCTTCGGTGTATACTGCCATCATAGGACGGTTGCTCGTTTTGGCATGCCCTGCCTTTCAGGCGACCACGGATAAGATGCGGGCTCCGGTCTTGAAGCAAGCGAGCAACCTGGTTGCGAGGGTAAGTGTTGCATCTTCTACCATCCGTCACCTCACCCCACTGGACTCCCAGTACATGAGCTTATACATCTTTCACCCAACAGGCACCTTTCGCTATTGACTCATGTAGTCCGCCTAATTGCAGACTTTATCACCGCCCGCGGTTAGGCACTCACCAAGAGGAGGCATTGCAAAATGCACTGTCTGCAGTTCGCCACTCTTCGAGCTCCaaagcgagagagagaaagcggGCGGAAGACAGGGTAACCAACCACCCCAACATTCCTGCGTTACCAAACATACTAAATCCGGTTCCAGGACTTCATCGTATCTGTTCTAGAGGCATCGGCTACCCGTCGTGATGCCAAGGGATACCTTCAAAAATATGCTCCTCagtcgggcgacggcgcaTCCAAGAAGCGCAAAGCAGATGAGCTGCCAGGAGCACCCGACCAGTCTTATTCGCCCATCCGAGTTGTCAATCAGGCACCGAAGTTCATTCAGGGTAGCGACAGCAAGGTCGAAACCACTCTTCCCCTTGATGAGCCCATCAATTTGGCTATTGTCAAAATACGTCTTCCGCAAGacattgacgacgacatgCTGAGTGCCATCGCCAAGACCCTGACCCAGCTCAGAAAGCTCGGTCTCGTGAGTCTCATTGTCCTGGATGGAGGGCCAGCCTCGAACCGGAAACTGCTCCGTGAGCAATCTTGGCGGGCTCAACAAGCCGTTGAGACCTTTGGTGAACCGGGGTGCATTCTTCTTGACCAGTGtgtcgccgatgccgaaTCACATACACCTCAAACCCAGGGTTTTATGCCCTCCGGTGTTTATGTCCAGCACCCGCATCTCTTGCTACGAGCCCTGCAAGACAACGCTATTGTAATCGTGCCGCCTGTCACCATGGCCCACGACTTGAAGAGCATTGATGTGGTTGATGCCGACGAAACCATCGTTGCGCTTACCAAGTACTTCTGCGGGCTACAGTTCAACGCCTCCAATCAACCGATTGGCTCTCTAGGCTCCAGTCTCAGTCCGGGCGTCAAGGTCGCTTCGGTTGAGAAGGTCATCATCCTGGATCCAGCCGGCGGCACACCCCTCTCTGACGTACACGATGACTCTTGTCATCGGTACATCAACCTCGAGCAGGAATTCGAAGGCATCATGTATGGACTCACACATCCTTCGGGGTCAGAAGCGCGGCGAGGCAAAGTTCCTGAAGACATACGGCAGGTTCATGCCCGCAACCTTGACTTGTCAAGAAAGGTGCTTGCAATGTTACCCTCGACGTCTtccgccatcatcagcaccccttctgctgctgcaaaTAAACCCATTCAGGAGTTCACCAGGGTCACGACTCGTAACAGGCAGAACCCCCTGATCCACAACCTACTGACGGACAAGCCTGTCTTCTCGTCATCACTACCCCTCGAGCGAGTCCGGTCAGGGAAGAAAGGCGATGCAGTATCCGGCGAGACACATGTGGCAACTTTGCTCAAGCGCGGCATGCCTCTCACAGTGTACCCTGACCCTACAGTCAGTGCCTGGCTGCCGCCTAGCCCCGGAGGCCCACGCCTGAGGCTTACAGACACCTGCATAGACCTGCCACGGCTAGTCCATCTTATCAATGATTCTTTCAACCGTGAGTTGGACGTTCAGCATTATTTGGAGCGTGTCAACGAGAAGTTGGCTGGCGTCATCATTGCTGGGGAGTACGAAGGCGGAGCTATTCTGACGTGGGAGAGGCCGTTTGGATTGGACGAGGCCACGGCTTACAAGACAGGACGCCTCGTTCCGTATCTGGACAAGTTTGCGGTGCTCAAAAGTCGCCAGGGCAGCGGCGGTGTCGCTGATGTGGTTTTCAACGCTATGGTAAGAGGCTGCTTCCCGGAGGGCGTTTGTTGGCGGAGTCGCCAAGACAACCCTGTCAACAAATGGTATTTCGAGAGATCACTGGGAACATGGAAGCTGAAGGACACCAACTGGACCATGTTTTGGACAACTCCCCATCTGCCACTGAGCGATCCGAAGTTGCTGGATTATGAGGACGTTTGCCGCGAGATTGAGCCATCTTGGGCAGATTCGAAGCCGCCAGATTGAGACGGTGACTAGACAGAAACTCCAGGGCTCTCTTGTTTGAGCACTTTCCACGACGATATGACCGGGAAAGAAATCATTAACTCACGGTTTACAAAGCAAGATCTCAAACTCTATTGAAAAGTGTGGACATTGACAGGACGAAACATTTCCACCTGACTCGACGTAGGTAGGGAACGGGTTTCTGCTCGAAGAGTGCCGGAAGCCCCATTGTCTTCCATGGACGGGTATCGCAACCCCACAATCGATCCGCTGGAGGTGGTCAAGTTCTTCTGGTCAGTGCATACACGCACAATTTCGGGCCGCACAAATGACGGGGAGGGTTGGGGGGTATCTATGTATATGACTAGGAaggcaggtaggtacctagccTGTTGGCCACCTTACATATCACGTGCCATGCGCACTATCTCAGTCATTCCTGGGTAGGTACCCAGGTACCTACGCGTGCTTGGCTACCTCTAATCACCTACCTATCCACCCAGTCTAACTGCCCCTGGACAGCTTGTGACAACAGTCCTATTGTGCAGTGCCACTGCAGCCAATTTAAGATACTGGATACTTGTCTACCCTGGTTTACCTGGTAGCAGGCACGACACGAGGCCAAACTTCCGCATCTacaaaccaccaccactgccaccaccactactCTCTCGGGCACATATCCAGCGCCGACTGCCTACCGCGACCGAGTCGCATTTGCTTTTATATCTTCCAAAGTCCATTCAGGGTTGTCGCAAAGATGGATTTCAAAAACTTCGGAAAGAACATTACGTATGTTGCATTGCCGCGAACCCTTTGCTTAGGCTGTCGCGAGGGGCGTTTTCAGGCTGACGAATAACCCTCAACCACAGCTCCTTCGGGGCCTCCATTACCCCCTTCGCCTCCCGTACCTTTCAGTACACCAAGGAACAGCTTGGCCAAGCTGAGGACAAGGTATGATGCCGCTTCCACTAATCGGGAATCTATTTCTTGAAGAGTCGAGTTAACCATTTTGACCTTAACAGACCCAACTCCCTCCTGACTacatcgacctcgagaagagAGTCGACGCTCTCAAGCAGGTCCATCAAAAGATGCTGGCTGTGACGTGAGTCTGGTCCATAGAACAACTCGTAACCAATGATCGACCACTAACACCAGCACCTGAAGTTCTCAATACTCGAACGAGGCCTATGACTACCCTCCCAACATCAAGGAGACCTTCCAGGATCTCGGCCGCACCGTTAGCGAGAAGGTCActctcctctcttccgcCGCCTCTCCTGCCGAGGCTCAAGCCGCCCTCACGGCCCCTCCTACTGCGAAACCTCAGCCAAAGACATTTAACCATGCCATTGCCAGAGCCAGTCTGTCAAGCAGCCAGGTCCTGCACCAACAACACACCGGCGCAGGGGAGGACCCCTTGGCTACGGCACTCGAGAAGTATGCCTTGGCTATGGAGCGCGTTGGCGAGGCCCGGATGGCCCAGGACGCTCAAATCCAGAGTCGCTTTCTTGCCGGCTGGAACACGACCCTGAACACCAACCTCAAGTTCGCGACTCGTGCCCGCCAGAACGTCGAGAAGTCACGCTTGACGCTCGATGCCGCAAAGGCTCGCGCCCACGGTACTACCTGGAAGATCGGTCCCGGCTCCCCTCGTCCGGAGGAGCCCCAGCCTCAGGAGTTGAGCCCCGAGGCTCAGGAGGAaatcgagaaggccgaggacgagttcgTCACGCAGACCGAGGAGGCTGTTGGTGTTATGAAGAACGTACGTGGATATGACCTTCTGCTTCACTTTGAAATCGTCGCTAACCCTCCAGATAGGTTCTCGATACCCCCGAGCCTCTCCGCAACCTTGCCGACCTGATTGCTGCCCAGATCGAGTACCACAAGCGGGCCTACGAGATCCTGAGTGAACTCGCTCCCGTCGTGGATGGCCTGCAGGTTGAGCAGGAGGTTAGTCGCGCCTCGAACTATGACGTTTAACGAACCCGTCCGTGCTGACGCCGTCGCTGCAGGCCAGCTACCGCAAGAGCCGTGAGAACGCCTCTTAGAAACCTGTATGAGTGCCGTTTTCTTCAAAATCACTCTTGCAGTGCTGGCAGCTTCACGATACCTAGATCGGATCAACGTCTCGAAGCGTCGAGCTGAGGCGATTGGAGCACTCCAAAGGTCGGAGGGAAGCTCCTTTGCTTGAGTGGCCGCCAATTTGGCGGTGTCGTCTCTGTTATACACCATCTCTTTTCTCTTGGACGGTCATTCGTCGTGTTACGTAGCTTTTGTGTGGCTGCCAGGATTACTTCACTTATCCGACGCCTGAAGACCAGCGACGGGGGCGCCTCGATTACGTCCATTTACGATGTTTTCCATGACCTACAAATATCGAGCTGTTGTCGTGTGTTGGAGGTCATGATAGGTGTTGCTCTCAGTGATTTAAGTATTTGACGACATCTGCAAGGTTGCATGCATCGCCCCATATGATCGAGTGAGGGTGAAGCGAATCCCATGTTGATACAACGCTCACTAACTCGGTGGAGCGCACCCGCGAGAGCTATCCTTAAAAGGCCACCACAAATACCATTT
Coding sequences within it:
- a CDS encoding Putative N-acetylglutamate synthase, fungal; amino-acid sequence: MRAPVLKQASNLVARAPFAIDSCSPPNCRLYHRPRLGTHQEEALQNALSAVRHSSSSKARERKRAEDRDFIVSVLEASATRRDAKGYLQKYAPQSGDGASKKRKADELPGAPDQSYSPIRVVNQAPKFIQGSDSKVETTLPLDEPINLAIVKIRLPQDIDDDMLSAIAKTLTQLRKLGLVSLIVLDGGPASNRKLLREQSWRAQQAVETFGEPGCILLDQCVADAESHTPQTQGFMPSGVYVQHPHLLLRALQDNAIVIVPPVTMAHDLKSIDVVDADETIVALTKYFCGLQFNASNQPIGSLGSSLSPGVKVASVEKVIILDPAGGTPLSDVHDDSCHRYINLEQEFEGIMYGLTHPSGSEARRGKVPEDIRQVHARNLDLSRKVLAMLPSTSSAIISTPSAAANKPIQEFTRVTTRNRQNPLIHNLLTDKPVFSSSLPLERVRSGKKGDAVSGETHVATLLKRGMPLTVYPDPTVSAWLPPSPGGPRLRLTDTCIDLPRLVHLINDSFNRELDVQHYLERVNEKLAGVIIAGEYEGGAILTWERPFGLDEATAYKTGRLVPYLDKFAVLKSRQGSGGVADVVFNAMVRGCFPEGVCWRSRQDNPVNKWYFERSLGTWKLKDTNWTMFWTTPHLPLSDPKLLDYEDVCREIEPSWADSKPPD
- a CDS encoding Putative BAR domain-containing protein, which produces MDFKNFGKNITSFGASITPFASRTFQYTKEQLGQAEDKTQLPPDYIDLEKRVDALKQVHQKMLAVTSQYSNEAYDYPPNIKETFQDLGRTVSEKVTLLSSAASPAEAQAALTAPPTAKPQPKTFNHAIARASLSSSQVLHQQHTGAGEDPLATALEKYALAMERVGEARMAQDAQIQSRFLAGWNTTLNTNLKFATRARQNVEKSRLTLDAAKARAHGTTWKIGPGSPRPEEPQPQELSPEAQEEIEKAEDEFVTQTEEAVGVMKNVLDTPEPLRNLADLIAAQIEYHKRAYEILSELAPVVDGLQVEQEASYRKSRENAS